The region CTACTATCCAACTTGACTTCTTGCTTCCAGAACGCTTCGACCTTAAATACATCGGAGCTGATGGTGAGGAACACCGTCCAGTTATGATCCACCGTGGTGTAATCTCTACTATGGAGCGCTTTACAGCTATCTTGATTGAGAACTACAAGGGTGCCTTCCCAACATGGCTTGCACCACACCAAGTAACCCTCATCCCAGTATCTAACGAAAAACACGTGGACTACGCTTGGGAAGTGGCTAAGAAACTCCGTGACCGTGGTGTTCGTGCAGATGTAGATGAGCGCAATGAAAAAATGCAGTTCAAGATCCGTGCGTCACAAACAAGCAAGATTCCTTACCAATTGATCGTTGGGGACAAGGAAATGGAAGACGGAACAGTCAACGTTCGTCGCTACGGACAAAAAGAAACACAAACTGTCTCAGTTGATGACTTTGTTCAAGCTATCCTAGCTGATATCGCCAACAAATCACGCGTTGAGAAATAAGAGATAAAATCCTAGCTACCTAAAAAGCAACAACTATTTCAGCTGTTGCTTTTTATATTTTTACTCAATGAAAATCAAAAAGCAAACTAGGAAGCTAGCCGCAAGCTGTACTTGAGTACGGTAAGGCGACGCTGACGTGGTTTGAATTTGATTTTCGAAGAGTATTATTTAATCCGAGCTAGTAGTGATTGACCAAACCACCACACAAGATTTGCTTTCATGAGTTAGATAAGGTCAATATCCTCAATCCTTGTCTGCTTCATTTTCTTTTACGAGATCTTTTTGTGAATCTTTTTCAGAGAGTTTTTGATCAATATACTTGTCAATGTTTTCATAAAATTCCTTGGTCGCTTCACTATCTAATGTTGGCGAGTTCTGAACTTGATTCACTTTCAATTGAACAGATTGAATACCGTAAGAGGCTTGTTTTTGGTGGAGTGTTTCTAATTCTTCTTCTGAAATCGGATCTCCAACAACCGTCAAGACCAATTCATTGTTACTTGACTTGTAGACTTGATTAATAACCGTATAATTGGCGAACTCTTTTCCTACAAACTGTTTGATCCCTTCTTTGCGCGCTTGTTCTATTGTCAGAGTAACTGCCGAATAGCTAGCTGGAAGAATCAACAATACAATCAAAGATATCAAGCCAATTCTCATTTTAATGCTCAGCTCTTTAAATGAAGTTAAAGGAGATTTTCTCATCAAAATTCTTGTTCCAACAATGTTGGCTAGCATGATAAAGACACAGTTGATCAAGAAAAGATAGAGAGCCCCCAATAAAAATCGTACATTCCCATTAGCTAAACCATAGCCAGCAGTACAGATAGGCGGCATCAGAGCTGTAGCAATGGCTACTCCTGGCACGATATTGTTTGCTTCTTTTTTCCTTGAACCGATCACACCAGCAATCCCACCAGCAATAGCAATGAGGACATCCCAAATGGTTGGAGAGGTTCGTGCAATCAACTCGCTACTTGCATAAGACAAGGGAGAAATCCAGAAATACAGAGTCGAGACAAGCAAACTGACCAACACTTGAGTCAATAAAACCTCTAGAGATTGCTTGATTAAACGCGTATCAAAAATAGCTAAACCGAATCCCAGTCCAACAATCGGTGTCATGAGAGGTGAAATCAACATGGCTCCTATAATGACAGCTGTTGAATTCATATTTAGTCCGATAGAGGCAATAAAAATTGCACACATCAAAATCGCTGTATCTCTCAATCGAACATGAAGGTCATCGTATAATTTCTCACGGTATTCCCGTGTTGAATAATTGGCAGTCATTTGTCCTCTCCTCTTTCCTTATTTAAATTGGTATAATAATTAAAAATAACAGCTGATAAACAGCCAAAAAATATGAGCCCATAAATCGTCAAGAAGACACTGGTAATCCTTCCAATCAAGGTCACAGCTAGGAGATCCCCGTAGCCGACAGTCGTCGAAGTCACAAAAGCATACCAAAGACCGTCTCCGTAATTTGTGATAGCAGGTTCAACTAGGAAAAGCACGCCTCCTGACCCAAAAACAAAGGTCACAAAACTCAGAGCAAACCGAGTAAAACCCGTAACCTGCATAATATGCCATAACATTTTTAAACGTTTCATTTGTTCTCCTTATTCATACTAGCTCCTGACCGAGCCGTTTTTTTCCAATAATCAAAGTGAAGATAGGACATGATCTCCATCAGAGAAAGAT is a window of Streptococcus mitis DNA encoding:
- a CDS encoding DUF389 domain-containing protein; translated protein: MTANYSTREYREKLYDDLHVRLRDTAILMCAIFIASIGLNMNSTAVIIGAMLISPLMTPIVGLGFGLAIFDTRLIKQSLEVLLTQVLVSLLVSTLYFWISPLSYASSELIARTSPTIWDVLIAIAGGIAGVIGSRKKEANNIVPGVAIATALMPPICTAGYGLANGNVRFLLGALYLFLINCVFIMLANIVGTRILMRKSPLTSFKELSIKMRIGLISLIVLLILPASYSAVTLTIEQARKEGIKQFVGKEFANYTVINQVYKSSNNELVLTVVGDPISEEELETLHQKQASYGIQSVQLKVNQVQNSPTLDSEATKEFYENIDKYIDQKLSEKDSQKDLVKENEADKD
- a CDS encoding potassium channel family protein, with translation MKRLKMLWHIMQVTGFTRFALSFVTFVFGSGGVLFLVEPAITNYGDGLWYAFVTSTTVGYGDLLAVTLIGRITSVFLTIYGLIFFGCLSAVIFNYYTNLNKERGEDK